The Lodderomyces elongisporus chromosome 6, complete sequence region CACATGTTTGCAAGTAGTTGACCAACCAAGCAACGTTAACGGTATCCAAGTGGTTAGTTGGCTCatccaacaacaagatATCAGCATTCTTCAACACAGCTCTTGCCAAAGCCAACTTCATCTTCCAACCACCAGACAATGATTGGATTGGCATAGCAATCATCTCATCAGAGAAACCAAACTCGGTCAATTTAGCTTCAACAACTTCCTTGGTCAAACCAACTTCACCATCTTCAATGACGAATTCGACAACAGTAGTTTCAGCGTGGGTACCATCGATATCGTGCTCAACGTAAACAGTCTTACACTCTTCTTGACTTGGGAAACCTTCAACTTGACCGTTAGCAATAGCTCTCATCAAGGTAGATTTACCAGCACCATTTGGACCACACAAACCATATCTTCTGTTTCTCTTCAATCTGAATTGGGTCTTGTTCAACAAGATCTTAGCACCATAAGCCAAAGAGAACTCACAGTTACACAAGTCTTcaccttcatcttcttcatcttcgaATGATGGTGGTTGTGGGATATTGTCAATAGCTCTCTTTCTGTACTCTTCAATGATTTCCTtaccttctttttcgtGGAGGAAGATAGTGGCAAATGGCAAAacgttttgcaaccaagcTTCTGGTTGAATTTCTCTTTCGTCAACCAAGTCACCGGCAATAGCAGCAATATAGTTCTTGGCAACGTTGAATCTGTCAGCAATCTTCTTGTCAGCCAACAATTTGTCCAATTCACCCAAAGTGACAGAAACGTCACCGGCAGTAGAGATTTCTGGAATCTTGTCACCTTCGCCAATAGCACCAACTCTTCTCAAGGTGTTCAAGGCTCTGTTGGTAACATCTCTAGCTTCTGGGTCAGCCATGTTGGCAAAGTTAGCCTTCAAAGCTGGCAACAATTTGTCCAAGAATGGAGCAACAACTTGTGGGTCGTCAACCAACTTACACATGTTGTCAACAATGACAGCAGCCTTACGCTTAATAGCAGTGTCTCTCTCAGCCAAACCTCTGGACAACAATGGAGCCATAATGGACAAAGTAGCCATGGTAACTTCGGAAACAAAGGTGGTAGCACCCAACAAGTGAACAGTCTCTGGAACCTCAGTTGGCTTAGCGATACATTCAATCAATTTAGGAATAAACTTTTCGATATCCTTGTTGTCAATGGTTTCAGTAGACTTGGTCATGGTCTTGGTGGCAGCTTCCTTGACTTCCTTCTTGGTGTCCCACATAGTTTCAGACAAGACTGGGATCAACTCAGGCATTCTCAAAGCGATTTGAGCCTTAGCGGTGTCAACCAATTGTGAGAGAGCAGCCAAGATAGCAACTTTTTCAGTCCACTTGTTGGTGGATTGCAAattgttgatcaattttGGCAAGATGGCCTTGACAGCGGTTGGGGTGATGGCAGCTGCAATGGCCAACAAAGCGCTTGAAGCAGCAGTTTGAACATCCTTGTTCTTGTCACCGGCCTTGGAAGCAACTTCGTCAACCAAGTCAACAACATATGGTTCAACTGATGGGTTCAAGTCGTTGGATGATGAAATGTGTTTGTAAGCATCcaaagcagcaacaacggTTGCTGCATCCTTTGACTTCAATTGTTTCTTCAAGTCAGTAAAGAATTCGAGAGGAACATCGTGTTCAACAATCGATGAGTTTAAGAAAGTTGCAATGTTTGTAGCAGCTTCTTCCTTGTTGTCAGCAACTTGCAATTTGCTTAACAACTCGGAGAGGACTTCCTCAGAGTACTTGGATTCGCTAGCAGCAGACATCGTTAGCTCTGAATTGGTGATActagatgaagaaaaagagggaaaggaagggaagaagaaaaaaaaaaagaaaaagaagaagaggaaaaagaaagaaggaaaaaagagggaataaataaaaggaGAGGGCGATGGTCAGTGAAAAACTTTTGAagacaaaatttttttcttttttttctttttttctttttcttttttttttccagtAAGCAGAGCAAATGCCAGCAGAGGCAATACTAAAGAAAATGTCTGAAAAAGCGAAAGCGATAGAGAGAGCGTACAGATAGTGAGgcagacagacagacagacagaaaaaaaaatttttgactccatctcttttcttcttatcAATCATTTGGGATTAAAGTATTGGTGTATGGATTCGGTGCACGTGAGTGCCATTTGTCTTCCTTTTTACACgacttttgtcttttttattttaaaaaaaaaataaaaataaaaaaaattaaaaaattaaaaaaataaaagaatgcGCTGCAATGAATGAGAACATCTGGAACACTTGAACATTGACAAATTAGagtgcttttgtttttttatgaGAAAACATGTGGGTCAATACATGGGTCATAATTTGAACTGACAACGCTTTTATTATAGAGCAAAAAGTTTTGTTGTATGATTGTAGGTAGATATCTTTACTATTTTTAAAGTATAAACAGTTGACCATTGAACTGAACTATGGACTAAACTCTTGTAATTTTTAGCTTCTTttacttattttatttattttacttgtttcgcttccttttttttgcaatcgTTTCGATACAATTTTAGTAACTAAACTGTGCAAACATAAAAATATCAGATCAACAATTACCCATCTTGATTTTACACATTAAGTAATTTTAAAAAGTCAGTGTTGATAATGCAAACCAATTTTGTCACCATTTCAGtttcaaattttatttttcacaGGTCTAGTATTGTCTGAATAATATAGAcagatagatagatagatatatatagaataaatgttttgattttgatgttAAGTAGTTTTTACTTATCTAGCGTTTTGTTTACAGCAATgtaagaaaacaaattggaaATAGAAACAGGTACCAATTGTAATAAAGGTTATTCACTTTTAAATATCTAACATGTTTGTTAATTGAACCAAAGAACAACTAACTCTGTGGCGTTTacaagatatatatatatatataggtaAAAGGGCAAGTCAGTTGTATAGTTGTTTGCGACCTCGACACAGAAtccatttctcttttcctctatTTATTCTCtggcttttctttttgtatatattcaATCTGTTTCACACCAAGTTTCATCGCCGTTTGATGTTTAAAACGAAATATCTCTTGCAAAATATCATCGTCTAAATCCAAGGTGAGAGCTACCAAGTATACGCTTGATTTTTGCAGATATTATATATTGTAAAACAAACATTGGATGGTACTATACTTCAAAATATGTTCAAACTTGTTTCATTGTTGCTTCAGATGAAAGCTTCCCATTTACCTCTCTATTGCTTTTAACTAAACTTCTCTGTATAAAAGGAAGGGAAATTGCGAAAATGGAAGGGACGGAAGGGTCCTTTTTGTTTAGCCTTACCCTTGCTCTGCTCTAAATTAGGTTCCAACTCAAAACCAActgttgattttttgttttctttttgattttttcaattttctttatcctactactactacaatTGCTTGGATATATAAATTGCATTctcaaagcaaaaagcctattagaagaaacagaagataaaagaaaagtataaCTACACCTAgtgtgtattttttttctttctccccATAATTTATTTAATCCTTATAAACAGCATAGTGAATCAAACAAAGAGTTCTTATTGTGAAATTTTCAAACGGAATTAATTAGCTAGCGGTGTTACGTTTCTTACACTAaaccacacacacacacacacacacacacacacacacgtatatacacgcacacacacatttgCGCAGACGATCAAAATGTTTTCTCCACTAATTAAATTAAACCACACTCAAACCATATATGATCGCAATTACCTGCACAAACgcacaaagaaaagacacCGTCTTTTATCATACTTGAAGATGGGTTTCGACAAGGATACAAAATACGATAGACAATTGCGGCTATGGGCTTCTGCAGGACAGCAGAACTTGGAGAGTAGCTCAATCTGTCTCGTTAATGCTACAGCCACTGGTTGtgaaatattgaaaaacttgATATTGCCTGGTATAGGCAAATACACAATCATAGACGACTCAAAAGTAACCAACAAGGAACTTTCATCAAACTTCTTCTTAAAGACAAGCGACATGGGCAAAAAAGTCGCCGACTGTGTTAAGCGCAATTTGGGTGAACTAAATGCAGACGCTAAAGGTACCGCGATAACCGACCCAGTAGAGAAAATCTTATCGTTTGACAAACTGGGCAACTTCTGGGACAGTTTCAACTGTGTCATTGTGAGCGACTATATATCATGCCTCGAGGAGCTTATTCAGATTTTGTGGAGCAAGAAAATTCCACTTTTGGTGGTCAACACTATTGGCTTTTACGGCTCATTAAACCTTTTGGCAAACGAGACAACCGTGATTGAGACACACGATCCTTCTAAATTATACGACTTGAGAATTGATAAACCATGGCCAAAATTGCGTGAATATGCCGACTCGTTTGACTTGGATCTGCTCGATGATCAAGAACATGCGCACGTCCCATATATAGTAATCTTTATCAAGGCGCTTTACCATTGGAAACTGCACCATAACAATAACCCCCCGCTGACATAtgcagaaaagaaattatttAAAACGTATGTCGAGTCCCTTTCGCGAAACATaaatttggaaacaaaTTTTATTGAGGCGGTGCAATCGTGTCACCGGGCTTTCCAAAAGACTGAAATACCTGAAAGCATCAAAAGTTTACTAGAATTGAGCGATGCGAAAAACTTGCAAAACTCATCACCCACATCCTTCTCTGCAACTACATCTCCATCATCTGACTGCACAATATTTTGGGTATATATTGCAGCATTGAAGGAATATCTCAAAAACAATGATAATATTTTACCTCTACCTGGTAAGCTTCCAGATATGGCATCCAATACAGAAAATTATACAACACTAGCAAAGATATACCGAGATAAGGCGCTTGAGGACCAGTCAACATTTGCAAATGAAGTTTACAAGATCCTcgaaaaacagaaaaaaccaaaaacaattgttaCCAAAGAGTCCATTGCCACATTTTGTAAAAATACACAATTGCTTTTCGTTACAATTGGATCCAAAAATCTAAACTCGCCAAAACTTATTGAGCAATTCGAAACTGGCTCATCGAGTGAAGTGTTGGGGATATATTGGGGAATCCTTACCTACAACGCTTACATTAAGCAATACAACGAGGCTCCAACGATCAAGTACATGGATGACTTTATTAGGATATACCATGATGAGATCAATCCATCTGCACAGCAACCATTGAGTGACACACTtcgaaaaaaatttgaagagATCCTTACACATAACTCGTCTAATTATCACAACTTGAGCAGTTTTATGGGCGGAATTGCA contains the following coding sequences:
- the CEF3 gene encoding translation elongation factor EF-3 — translated: MSAASESKYSEEVLSELLSKLQVADNKEEAATNIATFLNSSIVEHDVPLEFFTDLKKQLKSKDAATVVAALDAYKHISSSNDLNPSVEPYVVDLVDEVASKAGDKNKDVQTAASSALLAIAAAITPTAVKAILPKLINNLQSTNKWTEKVAILAALSQLVDTAKAQIALRMPELIPVLSETMWDTKKEVKEAATKTMTKSTETIDNKDIEKFIPKLIECIAKPTEVPETVHLLGATTFVSEVTMATLSIMAPLLSRGLAERDTAIKRKAAVIVDNMCKLVDDPQVVAPFLDKLLPALKANFANMADPEARDVTNRALNTLRRVGAIGEGDKIPEISTAGDVSVTLGELDKLLADKKIADRFNVAKNYIAAIAGDLVDEREIQPEAWLQNVLPFATIFLHEKEGKEIIEEYRKRAIDNIPQPPSFEDEEDEGEDLCNCEFSLAYGAKILLNKTQFRLKRNRRYGLCGPNGAGKSTLMRAIANGQVEGFPSQEECKTVYVEHDIDGTHAETTVVEFVIEDGEVGLTKEVVEAKLTEFGFSDEMIAMPIQSLSGGWKMKLALARAVLKNADILLLDEPTNHLDTVNVAWLVNYLQTCGITSIIVSHDSGFLDKVCQYIIHYEGFKLRKYKGNLSEFVKKCPSAQSYYELGASDLEFRFPEPGFLEGVKTKQKAIVKVSNMTFQYPGTSKPQIRDINFQCSLSSRIAVIGPNGAGKSTLINVLTGELLPTEGEVYVHENCRIAYIKQHAFAHIDNHLDKTPSEYIQWRFQTGEDRETMDRASRQINEADEQNMNKIFKVEGTPRRIAGIHARRKFKNSYEYEISWTLGENVGMKNERWVPMMSVDNTWLPRGELMETHAKMVAEVDMKEALASGQFRPLTRKEIEEHCAMLGLDAELVTHSRIRGLSGGQKVKLVLAACTWQRPHLIVLDEPTNYLDRDSLGALSKALKAFEGGIVIITHSAEFTKDLTEEVWAVLDGRMTPSGHNWVQGQGAGPRIEKKEDEEDKFDAMGNKIAATKKKTKLSSAELRKKKKERMKKKKELGDAYVSDDDEDF
- a CDS encoding uncharacterized protein (BUSCO:EOG09261IEV), which produces MFSPLIKLNHTQTIYDRNYSHKRTKKRHRLLSYLKMGFDKDTKYDRQLRLWASAGQQNLESSSICLVNATATGCEILKNLILPGIGKYTIIDDSKVTNKELSSNFFLKTSDMGKKVADCVKRNLGELNADAKGTAITDPVEKILSFDKSGNFWDSFNCVIVSDYISCLEELIQILWSKKIPLLVVNTIGFYGSLNLLANETTVIETHDPSKLYDLRIDKPWPKLREYADSFDLDSLDDQEHAHVPYIVIFIKALYHWKSHHNNNPPSTYAEKKLFKTYVESLSRNINLETNFIEAVQSCHRAFQKTEIPESIKSLLELSDAKNLQNSSPTSFSATTSPSSDCTIFWVYIAALKEYLKNNDNILPLPGKLPDMASNTENYTTLAKIYRDKALEDQSTFANEVYKILEKQKKPKTIVTKESIATFCKNTQLLFVTIGSKNLNSPKLIEQFETGSSSEVLGIYWGILTYNAYIKQYNEAPTIKYMDDFIRIYHDEINPSAQQPLSDTLRKKFEEILTHNSSNYHNLSSFMGGIASQEILKLTTAQYIPLDNLYVFDGVTSSSERFKIQ